The Punica granatum isolate Tunisia-2019 chromosome 4, ASM765513v2, whole genome shotgun sequence genome has a window encoding:
- the LOC116204810 gene encoding shaggy-related protein kinase eta-like isoform X1, with translation MASTVVDRNNPVAGHIISTTIGGKDGEHKQTVSYMAERVVGTGSFGIVFQARCLETGETVAIKKVLQDKRFKNRELQLMRLMDHPNVISLKHCFFSTTTKNELFLNLVMDYVPESLHKVLKHYSDARQAIPLIYVKLYMYQIFKGLAYIHNVHRVTHRDLKPQNILVRPFSICMLFEAGFEIVAFPINCSSFLQVDPLTHQVKLCDFGSAKVLVAGEANISYICSRFYRAPELIFGATAYTTSIDIWSAGCVLAELLLGQPLFPGESAVDQLVEIIKVLGTPTREEIRCMNPEYTDFQFPQIKAHPWHKVFHKRMPPEAIDLASRLLQYSPNLRCTALEALAHSFFDELRQPNVQLPNGRSLPPLFNFKEELSVASPELVKRVIPDHMKWLFGLNFAGT, from the exons ATGGCATCCACTGTTGTCGATCGGAACAATCCAGTTGCTGGTCATATCATATCCACAACTATTGGAGGGAAAGATGGAGAGCATAAACAG ACTGTTAGTTACATGGCAGAGCGTGTTGTGGGGACTGGGTCTTTCGGAATTGTTTTCCAG GCTCGATGCTTGGAGACTGGGGAGACTGTGGCCATTAAAAAGGTTCTGCAGGATAAGCGATTCAAGAACCGTGAGCTGCAGTTGATGCGTTTAATGGACCACCCGAATGTTATTTCCCTGAAGCACTGTTTCTTTTCTACCACCACAAAAAATGAACTGTTTCTCAATTTGGTCATGGACTATGTCCCGGAAAGCCTGCATAAGGTCTTGAAGCACTACAGCGATGCAAGGCAGGCGATTCCGCTCATATATGTCAAACTTTACATGTACCAG ATCTTTAAGGGCTTGGCTTATATCCACAATGTTCACAGAGTCACCCATAGAGATCTAAAGCCTCAAAACATTCTGGTACGCCCGTTCTCTATCTGTATGCTTTTTGAAGCAGGATTCGAAATAGTAGCCTTTCCCATCAATTGCTCGTCTTTCTTGCAGGTTGATCCTCTTACGCACCAGGTTAAGCTTTGTGATTTTGGAAGTGCAAAAGTGCTA GTTGCTGGTGAAGCaaacatatcatatatatgctCCCGATTCTATCGAGCACCGGAACTTATATTTGGGGCTACTGCATATACGACTTCCATTGATATTTGGTCAGCAGGTTGTGTTCTTGCTGAGCTTCTTTTAGGCCAG CCTCTATTCCCTGGGGAGAGTGCCGTGGACCAGCTCGTAGAGATTATCAAG GTTCTTGGTACTCCAACTCGGGAAGAAATTCGATGTATGAACCCAGAGTATACAGATTTTCAGTTCCCTCAGATAAAGGCCCACCCTTGGCACAAG GTTTTTCACAAAAGGATGCCCCCAGAAGCAATTGATCTTGCTTCAAGACTGCTGCAATACTCTCCCAATCTCCGTTGCACTGCT CTAGAGGCGTTGGCTCATTCTTTTTTCGACGAGCTTCGGCAGCCCAATGTCCAGTTACCAAATGGTCGATCTTTACCTCCGCTCTTCAACTTCAAAGAAGAA TTATCCGTGGCTTCACCGGAGCTTGTTAAGCGGGTGATACCTGATCACATGAAGTGGCTATTTGGCCTAAACTTTGCGGGCACATGA
- the LOC116204810 gene encoding shaggy-related protein kinase eta-like isoform X2, translating into MASTVVDRNNPVAGHIISTTIGGKDGEHKQTVSYMAERVVGTGSFGIVFQARCLETGETVAIKKVLQDKRFKNRELQLMRLMDHPNVISLKHCFFSTTTKNELFLNLVMDYVPESLHKVLKHYSDARQAIPLIYVKLYMYQIFKGLAYIHNVHRVTHRDLKPQNILVDPLTHQVKLCDFGSAKVLVAGEANISYICSRFYRAPELIFGATAYTTSIDIWSAGCVLAELLLGQPLFPGESAVDQLVEIIKVLGTPTREEIRCMNPEYTDFQFPQIKAHPWHKVFHKRMPPEAIDLASRLLQYSPNLRCTALEALAHSFFDELRQPNVQLPNGRSLPPLFNFKEELSVASPELVKRVIPDHMKWLFGLNFAGT; encoded by the exons ATGGCATCCACTGTTGTCGATCGGAACAATCCAGTTGCTGGTCATATCATATCCACAACTATTGGAGGGAAAGATGGAGAGCATAAACAG ACTGTTAGTTACATGGCAGAGCGTGTTGTGGGGACTGGGTCTTTCGGAATTGTTTTCCAG GCTCGATGCTTGGAGACTGGGGAGACTGTGGCCATTAAAAAGGTTCTGCAGGATAAGCGATTCAAGAACCGTGAGCTGCAGTTGATGCGTTTAATGGACCACCCGAATGTTATTTCCCTGAAGCACTGTTTCTTTTCTACCACCACAAAAAATGAACTGTTTCTCAATTTGGTCATGGACTATGTCCCGGAAAGCCTGCATAAGGTCTTGAAGCACTACAGCGATGCAAGGCAGGCGATTCCGCTCATATATGTCAAACTTTACATGTACCAG ATCTTTAAGGGCTTGGCTTATATCCACAATGTTCACAGAGTCACCCATAGAGATCTAAAGCCTCAAAACATTCTG GTTGATCCTCTTACGCACCAGGTTAAGCTTTGTGATTTTGGAAGTGCAAAAGTGCTA GTTGCTGGTGAAGCaaacatatcatatatatgctCCCGATTCTATCGAGCACCGGAACTTATATTTGGGGCTACTGCATATACGACTTCCATTGATATTTGGTCAGCAGGTTGTGTTCTTGCTGAGCTTCTTTTAGGCCAG CCTCTATTCCCTGGGGAGAGTGCCGTGGACCAGCTCGTAGAGATTATCAAG GTTCTTGGTACTCCAACTCGGGAAGAAATTCGATGTATGAACCCAGAGTATACAGATTTTCAGTTCCCTCAGATAAAGGCCCACCCTTGGCACAAG GTTTTTCACAAAAGGATGCCCCCAGAAGCAATTGATCTTGCTTCAAGACTGCTGCAATACTCTCCCAATCTCCGTTGCACTGCT CTAGAGGCGTTGGCTCATTCTTTTTTCGACGAGCTTCGGCAGCCCAATGTCCAGTTACCAAATGGTCGATCTTTACCTCCGCTCTTCAACTTCAAAGAAGAA TTATCCGTGGCTTCACCGGAGCTTGTTAAGCGGGTGATACCTGATCACATGAAGTGGCTATTTGGCCTAAACTTTGCGGGCACATGA